From the Roseiconus lacunae genome, one window contains:
- a CDS encoding SulP family inorganic anion transporter, producing the protein MATDQSKSDSTEAIPRGNASGFVKYLKHDLISGLLVFLIALPLCLAISVSSGYPPIAGIFTAIVGSIVTTFLSNSELTIKGPAAGLIVIAVGCINDFGGAGSHDAYRAALAIGVAAAVLQICFGIFRAGILGEFFPISTVHGMLAAIGVIIIIKQIPFALGVINPDTGRAPSAEPLAMVGEIPSYIAQANPAIAVIGLVSVLIMFLWPILSKRLGPLKVIPSPMIVLLFAIPMGMAFDLLHKHSYTLQNHEYQLSDQYLVNMPDRVFGMFDEVTYPDFSALQQSKAWWWVMMFFVIGSLESLLSAKAVDLLDPWKRKTNMDRDIIAVGAGNLAASLVGGLPMISEIVRSRANIDNGARTRFADMWHGVFLLLCVALIPTVLHRIPLAALAAMLIYTGYRLAHPTEFVHVYRIGKEQLAIFVTTLIVVLATDLLIGVAAGIILKIVIHVSNGVPIKSLFKPYIEVQEVDTSTSLILARESAVFSNWIPFRRQIEQIGLVQHRNVIVDVSETKLVDHSVMEKLEEMERDFEQEGLNFEVRGLDSLQPLADNAHAARKRGLASMRRLTVVADAEIESWLEERFVQLGATGYTVLQCRGAGRTELQQGGTSNREKVRIEVVMPRKTCDDIIDFLRCEVSPEHRITACVETVDVVRRQDFEAIVDSTETEAMITS; encoded by the coding sequence ATGGCAACTGATCAATCGAAATCGGATTCGACCGAAGCGATCCCACGCGGAAATGCGAGTGGGTTTGTCAAATATTTAAAGCACGATCTTATCTCTGGCTTGCTGGTCTTCCTGATCGCGTTGCCGTTATGCTTGGCGATTTCGGTATCCAGCGGATACCCACCCATCGCTGGGATTTTCACGGCCATCGTTGGGTCGATCGTGACCACGTTTTTGAGCAACAGTGAGCTAACCATCAAGGGGCCGGCGGCGGGTTTGATTGTCATCGCCGTTGGCTGCATCAATGACTTTGGTGGCGCGGGAAGTCATGACGCATATCGTGCGGCGTTAGCGATTGGCGTTGCGGCCGCGGTGCTGCAGATTTGTTTTGGAATCTTTCGTGCTGGAATCTTGGGCGAATTCTTTCCGATCTCGACCGTCCACGGCATGCTAGCCGCAATTGGTGTGATCATCATCATCAAACAGATCCCGTTTGCGCTTGGGGTAATCAACCCCGATACCGGTCGAGCACCGAGTGCTGAACCGCTGGCGATGGTTGGTGAGATCCCCAGTTACATTGCACAGGCAAACCCAGCGATCGCCGTCATTGGGCTTGTCAGTGTGCTGATCATGTTCCTCTGGCCGATTTTGTCGAAACGACTTGGCCCGCTAAAGGTGATCCCATCACCGATGATTGTGTTGCTATTCGCCATCCCAATGGGAATGGCCTTTGATCTCCTTCACAAGCACTCGTACACGCTACAAAACCACGAGTACCAACTGAGTGATCAATATCTTGTAAACATGCCCGATCGCGTTTTTGGGATGTTTGATGAAGTGACCTACCCAGACTTTTCGGCGCTTCAGCAATCGAAAGCGTGGTGGTGGGTGATGATGTTTTTTGTGATCGGCAGTTTGGAATCGTTGCTCAGCGCAAAGGCGGTTGACCTGCTTGATCCGTGGAAGCGAAAAACAAATATGGATCGTGACATCATCGCGGTCGGTGCGGGTAACTTGGCTGCATCGCTGGTGGGGGGATTGCCGATGATTTCCGAAATCGTACGTTCCCGGGCCAACATCGACAACGGTGCCCGAACACGCTTTGCGGACATGTGGCACGGCGTGTTTTTGCTGCTATGCGTCGCGCTGATCCCTACGGTGCTCCACCGGATTCCACTAGCTGCGTTGGCAGCAATGTTGATCTACACGGGGTATCGATTGGCGCATCCGACTGAGTTTGTGCATGTCTACCGTATCGGCAAAGAACAACTCGCCATTTTTGTGACCACTCTTATCGTGGTGCTCGCCACCGATCTGTTGATCGGGGTTGCCGCGGGAATCATCTTAAAAATTGTCATCCACGTTTCCAATGGCGTACCGATCAAGTCTCTCTTCAAACCGTACATCGAAGTCCAAGAAGTCGACACTTCGACCAGCCTGATCCTGGCACGCGAATCAGCCGTATTTAGTAACTGGATCCCATTCCGACGACAGATCGAGCAAATCGGATTGGTCCAACATCGCAACGTAATCGTCGACGTTTCAGAAACGAAACTTGTCGACCATAGCGTGATGGAAAAGCTTGAAGAGATGGAACGCGATTTCGAACAAGAAGGATTAAACTTTGAAGTTCGTGGACTCGATTCACTACAACCGCTTGCCGACAACGCACACGCCGCTCGCAAACGAGGCTTGGCATCGATGCGACGCCTCACCGTCGTCGCAGATGCGGAGATCGAATCCTGGCTTGAAGAACGCTTTGTGCAGTTGGGTGCAACCGGATACACCGTCTTGCAATGCCGCGGTGCCGGACGAACGGAACTACAGCAAGGCGGAACATCAAATCGAGAAAAAGTGCGGATCGAGGTGGTGATGCCACGTAAAACCTGTGATGACATCATCGACTTTTTGCGTTGTGAAGTCTCACCCGAGCATCGAATCACAGCCTGCGTCGAAACCGTCGATGTAGTCCGCCGCCAAGACTTCGAAGCGATCGTCGACTCAACCGAAACCGAGGCCATGATCACGTCATGA
- a CDS encoding ATP-binding protein, producing the protein MEPLSNPLNPRTVNPFQAWLPRHCLDDNPEHARVAKLLFFYAVIGLIVGSFYVLVYCLLALYFSAASIAIAVVGGVAALYQLYRGERLAVAGHIIALCAFAAVAGIIPETGMIHSPTFGWLFAAPMMAASTLGFRAGLFWLLTVLCYIATIFFVGASLSEPLHTVSSDVRELFVAVVHGGLILTIFATAWSFSNAQTSAFKALHQARRIAEDALLDAEQTHNDAILVLNNISEGLVMITLEGKVAGDPSKQFQEWFGTPQKGQAIWEHMEPQNPLLAGLLELNWEQLLCDWMPLDLGIDQLPKRFDHQGRTFSLRYQPVVQASHEPSQLLMICTDITAELEAEHSNDLQKEQMAIFSRFAKDPRSVRGFLEESQRLVSLVDNGKGTFAEQKRWIHTLKGNFGIFGLTSFARWLHQLEDELDEQCDVCDLSQRQAIASQWESVRERLSMIIPEESKERVTIDRSRIESTLLTARQERSITTLIDEIQRWTWDDVRQRFDLLAERAKALGERLEKPGMTVLIDCDRVRTPPTTEWNSFWNALTHVVRNAVDHGIEPAEVRLNSGKHATGVLQFNAFENPKNLVIEICDDGGGVDWKRVATKAMKLGLRTSMGEQLQDLLFADGLSTKATVCDTSGRGVGMSAAKEACLALDGKIEVDSSEGRGTTFRFVFPIESISPTEVIGSPTEVSESSQST; encoded by the coding sequence GTGGAACCGTTATCTAACCCGCTGAATCCTCGAACAGTGAACCCGTTTCAGGCTTGGCTTCCTCGTCATTGCTTGGATGACAATCCCGAGCATGCGAGAGTCGCGAAGCTGCTGTTCTTTTATGCCGTGATCGGCTTGATTGTCGGTAGCTTTTACGTTTTGGTTTATTGTCTGTTGGCCCTGTACTTCTCTGCTGCGAGTATCGCAATCGCGGTCGTTGGCGGCGTGGCTGCACTCTATCAGCTCTATCGGGGAGAACGTTTGGCCGTCGCGGGCCACATCATTGCGCTATGCGCCTTTGCCGCGGTCGCCGGAATTATTCCAGAAACGGGTATGATACATTCACCAACTTTCGGTTGGTTGTTCGCCGCTCCGATGATGGCCGCGTCGACCCTGGGATTCCGTGCGGGGCTATTTTGGTTGTTGACGGTGTTGTGCTATATCGCAACGATCTTTTTCGTCGGCGCAAGTCTATCAGAGCCCTTGCACACGGTCTCAAGTGATGTTCGCGAATTGTTCGTCGCGGTCGTTCATGGTGGGCTGATCCTTACGATCTTTGCAACGGCTTGGTCATTTTCAAACGCTCAAACATCAGCTTTCAAGGCCCTGCACCAAGCCAGGCGAATCGCCGAAGACGCATTGCTTGACGCCGAACAAACACACAATGACGCCATCCTGGTGCTGAATAATATCAGCGAAGGTTTGGTTATGATCACACTGGAGGGAAAAGTCGCGGGAGACCCATCGAAGCAATTTCAAGAATGGTTCGGAACCCCACAGAAAGGTCAGGCGATCTGGGAGCACATGGAGCCACAAAACCCACTGCTAGCAGGTCTACTGGAACTTAACTGGGAACAGCTGCTGTGCGATTGGATGCCGTTGGACTTGGGAATCGACCAACTCCCGAAACGGTTCGACCATCAGGGGCGGACGTTCTCGCTGAGGTATCAACCCGTTGTCCAGGCCAGTCATGAGCCTTCGCAGTTGTTGATGATCTGCACGGATATCACCGCTGAACTGGAGGCCGAACATTCGAACGATCTTCAGAAAGAACAGATGGCAATCTTTTCACGATTCGCAAAAGATCCGCGTAGTGTTCGCGGTTTTCTTGAAGAGTCGCAGCGATTGGTCAGCCTTGTTGACAATGGAAAGGGGACTTTCGCAGAACAGAAACGATGGATCCACACTCTGAAAGGCAACTTTGGAATCTTTGGATTGACTAGCTTCGCCCGTTGGTTGCATCAGCTCGAAGACGAACTCGACGAACAGTGCGATGTTTGTGATCTATCACAGCGCCAGGCAATTGCTTCGCAGTGGGAATCTGTGCGGGAGCGACTCTCGATGATCATCCCGGAAGAATCAAAGGAACGTGTCACCATCGACCGGTCGCGAATCGAATCAACGTTGTTGACCGCCCGGCAAGAACGATCCATCACCACGTTGATTGACGAAATCCAGCGTTGGACGTGGGACGACGTCAGGCAACGATTTGACTTGTTGGCGGAGCGTGCGAAAGCCCTCGGTGAGCGACTCGAAAAACCTGGCATGACAGTTTTAATCGATTGCGATCGTGTCCGTACGCCCCCGACGACGGAATGGAATTCGTTTTGGAATGCACTGACGCATGTCGTACGCAACGCCGTTGATCATGGAATCGAACCGGCTGAGGTTCGGCTGAACTCAGGGAAGCATGCAACTGGGGTATTGCAATTCAATGCATTCGAAAATCCCAAGAACCTAGTGATCGAAATCTGCGATGACGGCGGAGGTGTCGATTGGAAACGGGTTGCCACTAAAGCGATGAAGTTAGGGCTTCGGACGTCGATGGGTGAACAGCTACAGGACTTGTTGTTTGCCGATGGGCTTTCAACCAAAGCGACCGTTTGCGACACGTCTGGTCGGGGTGTGGGAATGAGTGCCGCGAAAGAAGCTTGCCTGGCACTCGACGGAAAGATCGAAGTCGATTCATCTGAAGGTCGAGGCACAACGTTCCGTTTCGTTTTTCCGATCGAGTCAATCTCGCCGACCGAAGTCATTGGCTCGCCGACCGAAGTCTCTGAATCAAGTCAGTCGACCTAG
- a CDS encoding proton-conducting transporter transmembrane domain-containing protein, protein MLETAFHWLGLAVVTSPLVLLVSLGLASLFGCLLQEKTIARLTQFSIVSGLAASLAILVLMLQSGVRNVPIEIGNWVSLPDEGFHFHLKFVFDRLSVPFTMLSFILCGTVGAFTNNYLHRERGYNRFFMLYAIFLVGMVVSSLAGTIETLFFGWELVGLSSALLVAYFHDRRNPVQNGQHVWVVYRIADAAFLIAALALHHLTGAGDFDKLVGTGAWPEGHASIEASHALYVGLLLLIAAAGKSALLPFSGWLPRAMEGPTPSSAIFYGALSVHLGAYLLLRVSALLEASMVLSGLVIAVGLVSAIFGALTARVQTDIKSALVFASLTQVGIIVAEIGFGLRYIALIHIIGHACLRTLQLLRAPTLLHDYNGFENAIGSHLSVSPIRRSRWTSPQFQNGVYAIAIYQAFLDEVLKTFVARPFLRIFQWCDRAERRWTSFLSRDEHPIVKDEPTHPGSLEEFV, encoded by the coding sequence ATGCTAGAAACGGCCTTTCATTGGCTTGGTCTCGCCGTAGTGACAAGTCCATTGGTGCTTCTCGTAAGCCTTGGCCTAGCCTCTCTTTTCGGATGTCTGCTGCAAGAAAAGACCATCGCTCGCCTGACTCAATTTTCCATTGTGAGCGGGTTAGCGGCATCGTTGGCGATCCTCGTGTTGATGCTGCAATCAGGCGTCCGCAATGTGCCGATCGAAATTGGAAACTGGGTCAGCTTGCCTGATGAAGGCTTTCATTTCCATCTGAAGTTTGTCTTCGACCGGTTATCAGTTCCGTTCACCATGCTGTCGTTTATCTTGTGTGGTACCGTCGGAGCGTTCACCAACAACTATCTGCACCGCGAGCGTGGCTACAATCGATTCTTTATGTTGTACGCCATCTTTCTTGTCGGGATGGTGGTGTCATCCCTAGCCGGAACGATCGAAACACTTTTTTTTGGCTGGGAACTTGTTGGGCTGTCGTCGGCATTATTGGTGGCGTATTTTCACGACCGAAGAAACCCTGTTCAAAACGGCCAACACGTTTGGGTGGTGTACCGAATCGCGGATGCCGCATTCTTAATCGCCGCGCTTGCATTGCACCATCTCACCGGAGCGGGCGACTTTGACAAATTGGTGGGAACGGGAGCGTGGCCGGAAGGCCATGCCTCCATCGAGGCGTCGCACGCATTGTACGTTGGACTACTGTTGCTTATTGCCGCGGCGGGAAAATCCGCTTTGCTGCCTTTTTCAGGTTGGCTACCACGTGCGATGGAAGGCCCTACCCCTTCAAGCGCGATTTTCTATGGTGCGTTGTCGGTTCATCTAGGAGCCTACCTGTTGCTTCGTGTTAGCGCCTTGCTCGAAGCTTCGATGGTATTAAGCGGGTTGGTGATTGCCGTTGGCTTGGTATCGGCGATCTTTGGGGCGTTAACCGCGCGAGTTCAGACAGACATCAAGTCGGCTTTGGTGTTCGCGTCACTCACACAGGTCGGCATCATCGTGGCTGAGATCGGTTTTGGACTGCGGTACATCGCACTGATTCATATCATCGGCCACGCTTGTTTACGAACACTGCAATTACTTCGCGCGCCGACGCTTTTGCACGATTACAACGGTTTCGAAAATGCGATCGGTAGTCATCTTTCGGTGAGTCCGATCAGGCGATCGCGTTGGACGTCACCACAATTTCAAAATGGAGTCTACGCGATCGCGATTTATCAAGCATTTCTTGATGAAGTATTAAAGACATTTGTCGCACGACCGTTCCTACGAATCTTTCAATGGTGTGACCGAGCCGAAAGACGTTGGACGTCGTTCCTGTCGCGGGACGAACACCCCATCGTAAAAGACGAACCGACGCACCCAGGATCACTGGAGGAGTTCGTCTGA
- a CDS encoding proton-conducting transporter transmembrane domain-containing protein yields the protein MNELHLPWLELSVLVPVVGAIIVGRVRQVNVARLLTIAICLITLISTIGEWIDFANLNSFEAHDHWDLLEWLFDHEVFVIDELNAPLLPLAALLCLLTVLSTLRTKQTRFAFHWMLVSEAILLSTLSCRFAWGIVLLSTAAILPMWFEIHERGRSTQVFSFHMGLFVAALFVGQCLVDLGWVFFGGALLTFAGLLRTGIVPLHCWMTDLFEKCSFGNALLFVAPMPGAYLVMRLVLPIAPDWALRSIAVISLITAVYAGGMALVQTEGRRFFCYLFLSHSSLVLVGLELATPIGLTGGLCVWLSVGLALSGFGITLRCVEGRTGRVDLGKYHGLYDNMPTLAAFFLLTGLASIGFPGTVGFIGTELLIEGAVGVYPLVGMAVVVAAALNGIAILQAYFKIFTGVRHEATFCLRSRLPEKIAVLLLTTLIIGGGLFPEWGILSRYHAANELLRHRGSSLTASPTHHTSFPNQPKHGN from the coding sequence ATGAATGAACTGCATCTTCCCTGGCTAGAGCTCTCTGTGTTGGTTCCGGTCGTTGGCGCAATCATTGTTGGTCGCGTACGACAGGTGAATGTCGCTCGATTGCTTACCATCGCGATCTGTTTGATCACGCTAATTTCAACGATCGGCGAATGGATCGACTTCGCAAATCTAAATAGTTTTGAAGCTCATGATCACTGGGATTTACTGGAGTGGCTGTTCGATCATGAAGTGTTTGTGATTGACGAACTTAATGCACCTCTGCTGCCGCTTGCCGCGCTGCTTTGCTTGTTGACCGTATTGTCCACGCTACGGACCAAACAAACTCGGTTTGCATTTCATTGGATGTTAGTTTCCGAAGCCATCCTGCTTTCCACTCTGTCGTGCCGCTTTGCTTGGGGAATCGTGCTACTTTCCACTGCTGCGATCTTGCCAATGTGGTTCGAGATCCACGAACGTGGGCGATCGACTCAGGTATTTTCGTTTCACATGGGGTTATTCGTTGCCGCTTTGTTTGTCGGGCAATGCTTGGTTGACCTCGGATGGGTATTCTTCGGCGGGGCACTTCTCACCTTCGCCGGATTATTGCGAACCGGGATTGTCCCGTTGCATTGTTGGATGACGGACCTATTCGAGAAGTGTTCGTTCGGTAACGCATTGCTGTTTGTCGCCCCGATGCCGGGCGCCTACTTGGTCATGCGATTGGTATTGCCGATCGCGCCAGATTGGGCGCTTCGAAGTATCGCGGTCATTTCATTGATAACGGCCGTCTATGCCGGCGGGATGGCTTTGGTGCAAACCGAGGGACGGCGTTTCTTCTGCTATTTATTTCTTAGTCATTCGTCGTTGGTGCTGGTCGGACTAGAGCTGGCGACCCCCATTGGACTGACCGGCGGCTTGTGCGTCTGGCTTTCGGTAGGCTTGGCTTTAAGCGGTTTCGGAATCACGCTTCGCTGCGTTGAAGGGAGAACCGGCCGAGTTGACCTGGGGAAATACCACGGGCTGTACGACAACATGCCGACGCTAGCCGCCTTCTTCCTGTTGACGGGACTCGCATCGATCGGGTTTCCCGGTACGGTCGGGTTCATCGGTACCGAGCTGCTGATCGAAGGTGCCGTGGGCGTCTATCCCTTAGTGGGAATGGCAGTCGTCGTCGCCGCCGCATTAAACGGAATCGCAATCCTGCAGGCCTATTTCAAGATCTTTACCGGCGTGCGGCACGAGGCGACTTTTTGCTTGCGGTCACGCTTGCCCGAAAAAATCGCCGTGCTGCTGCTAACAACACTCATCATCGGCGGAGGATTGTTCCCGGAGTGGGGCATCCTTTCGCGGTACCACGCCGCAAATGAACTACTCCGTCATCGTGGTAGTTCGCTCACCGCTTCACCAACCCATCATACATCCTTTCCCAATCAACCAAAGCATGGCAACTGA
- a CDS encoding HD domain-containing protein: MPESNLISIVRREVSRRLSGQGAGHDMDHIDRVVSTAKVIQSREGGDPLVIELAALLHDVGDAKFHDGVERSGEFSREILEETMASSGSMGEPMIRHIVQIVENISFRKRAEASPLSLEGQVVQDADRLDALGAIGIVRTIEYGAVKGQCFFDPKNPHAKSGVSHFYEKLFRLRSLMNTETGRQMAVRREQFMQNFIRQFYDECGLESQSAIFEADPFMQS; encoded by the coding sequence ATGCCCGAATCCAATCTCATTTCGATTGTCCGTCGCGAAGTTTCACGACGGCTTTCCGGCCAAGGCGCCGGGCACGACATGGATCATATCGACCGAGTCGTGTCGACTGCGAAAGTGATCCAATCGCGGGAGGGTGGTGATCCACTGGTGATCGAACTCGCCGCATTACTGCATGATGTGGGTGATGCGAAATTCCACGACGGTGTTGAACGTAGCGGCGAATTCTCTCGCGAAATACTTGAAGAAACGATGGCTAGCAGCGGATCGATGGGTGAACCCATGATTCGCCACATTGTCCAGATTGTTGAAAACATCTCATTTCGTAAACGAGCGGAAGCGTCACCGCTATCGCTGGAAGGACAAGTCGTCCAAGATGCGGATCGCTTGGACGCGCTCGGAGCGATTGGGATCGTTCGGACGATTGAATACGGTGCCGTGAAGGGACAGTGTTTTTTTGATCCTAAGAATCCCCATGCGAAGTCGGGCGTCAGCCATTTCTATGAGAAGCTCTTTCGGCTTCGTTCGCTCATGAACACTGAAACAGGACGTCAAATGGCAGTACGTCGTGAGCAATTCATGCAAAACTTCATACGGCAATTTTATGATGAGTGCGGACTCGAATCGCAGTCAGCGATTTTTGAAGCCGATCCTTTCATGCAATCTTGA
- a CDS encoding CoA-binding protein encodes MQQQIANFLSEATYAVAGASTRQHKYGNKVFRALVESGRTTYPLNPISESVEGHRAFPTLGDLPEVPASLSIVTPPQVTRTIIAEAIKLGVKHVWMQPGAEDADASQLARDAGLTVIDDGSCLLVLLARS; translated from the coding sequence ATGCAGCAGCAAATAGCGAATTTTTTATCCGAAGCTACCTATGCGGTCGCCGGTGCGTCAACTCGGCAACACAAATATGGCAACAAGGTCTTTCGTGCACTGGTCGAATCTGGACGGACCACCTATCCCCTCAATCCGATCTCGGAGTCGGTCGAAGGGCACCGAGCGTTCCCGACTCTTGGTGATCTTCCCGAAGTCCCCGCTTCACTCTCGATTGTCACCCCCCCGCAAGTGACTCGAACGATCATTGCGGAAGCTATCAAGTTGGGCGTCAAACACGTGTGGATGCAACCCGGGGCCGAAGATGCCGATGCGAGTCAACTGGCACGAGACGCCGGCCTGACGGTCATCGATGACGGAAGTTGTTTGCTCGTGCTACTCGCTCGTTCATGA
- a CDS encoding tRNA-binding protein produces MPDVPATIEWSDFEKVELRVGTVIAVEDFPEARKPAYKVTVDFGNDIGVKRTSAQITDQYEKASLVGRQVIGVINFPKKQIGPIMSEFLLTGFYRDDGAVILAVPDHEVPNGAKLG; encoded by the coding sequence ATGCCTGATGTACCGGCGACCATCGAATGGTCTGATTTTGAAAAGGTCGAGCTGCGCGTCGGGACGGTGATCGCGGTCGAAGACTTTCCAGAAGCACGAAAGCCAGCTTATAAAGTGACGGTTGACTTCGGCAACGACATTGGCGTGAAACGCACCAGTGCCCAAATCACCGACCAATACGAAAAGGCCTCGTTGGTCGGACGACAGGTGATCGGGGTGATCAATTTCCCCAAGAAACAGATCGGACCGATCATGTCAGAGTTCTTACTGACCGGTTTTTACCGTGACGACGGAGCCGTCATTCTCGCGGTCCCCGATCATGAGGTTCCCAATGGCGCGAAACTCGGTTAA